One genomic segment of Osmia bicornis bicornis chromosome 16, iOsmBic2.1, whole genome shotgun sequence includes these proteins:
- the LOC114877886 gene encoding small nuclear ribonucleoprotein Sm D3: MSIGVPIKVLHEAEGHIVTCETNTGEVYRGKLIEAEDNMNCQMQNITVTYRDGREVELENVYIRGSKIRFLILPDMLKNAPMFKRPGGKGSGTAGRGKSAILRAQARGRGRGQNQRGRGTGSAPWLNQQNQPGGSQTGRGRG, translated from the exons ATGTCGATCGGAGTACCAATAAAAGTACTCCACGAAGCGGAGGGTCATATTGTAACCTGTGAAACAAACACCGGTGAAGTTTATCGTGGAAAACTAATTGAAGCCGAGGACAATATGAACTGCCAAATGCAAAACATCACAGTTACTTACAGAGATGGTCGAGAAGTAGAATTAGAAAACGTTTACATTAGAGGATCTAAGATTAGGTTCCTCATATTACCAGATATGTTAAAAAATGCACCGATGTTTAAAAGACCTGGCGGGAAAGGTTCAGGAACTGCTGGCAGAGGAAAATCGGCTATTTTACGTGCTCAAg CTCGTGGAAGAGGTAGAGGTCAGAATCAAAGAGGTAGAGGTACTGGTTCGGCCCCTTGGCTTAATCAACAAAATCAACCTGGAGGTTCTCAGacaggaagaggaagaggttAA